A part of Miscanthus floridulus cultivar M001 chromosome 6, ASM1932011v1, whole genome shotgun sequence genomic DNA contains:
- the LOC136457821 gene encoding mediator of RNA polymerase II transcription subunit 22a-like has protein sequence MSKAGGGPGSAPGPTAAAAASAVQKQKSLLQKADADVSSLVDNFSSLINIARINDPPVRNSQEAFQMEMRAARMVHSADSLLKLVSELKRTAIFSGLASLNENVDRRIEVLGQQAEGTERMLERIGQEAAASLKELEADYYSSVVRSPSYD, from the exons ATGAGCAAAGCAGGTGGCGGTCCTGGCTCGGCCCCGGGCCcgacggccgcggcggcggcgtccgcggTGCAGAAGCAGAAGTCGCTGCTGCAGAAGGCGGACGCCGACGTCTCCAGCCTCGTCGACAATTTCTCCTCCCTCATCAACATCGCCCGA ATCAACGATCCGCCTGTGCGCAACTCGCAGGAGGCCTTCCAGATGGAGATGCGCGCCGCCCGCATG GTACATTCAGCAGACTCTCTGTTGAAATTAGTGTCGGAACTTAAGAGGACAGCCATCTTTTCTGGGCTTGCTTCATTGAATGAGAATGTGGATAGGAGGATTGAAGTGCTGGGTCAGCAAGCTGAGGGAACTGAGAGAATGCTGGAGAGGATTGGGCAGGAGGCAGCAGCAAGCCTCAAGGAGCTAGAGGCAGACTACTACTCATCTGTTGTGCGGTCACCATCCTATGATTGA